From the genome of Gammaproteobacteria bacterium, one region includes:
- a CDS encoding ATP-binding protein, translated as MAQRAQPFTESIHPVADPGRTKTKNRERSYTIRQRMTLAIGACILLISLVSSVLIGTMAASSMKEQYIETGLSIVAGLAEQSLFSVLYNDTEQARVSMQTVLGFPGVNETAIYDARGTEIFSLGERKEVLDRNAWFRQAKRIDSVRSSLIHETVSGWHFIAPILKTEVNDLHSVSRNTGREIVGYAYIVIDNSTVNNARHTIIAGTVLIISILGIAMLITINMLLGTLVKPVSDISDIMEEAQKLKWNHLRAPISGPREAKTIALAFNRLMDVLVAREDVLMSQKSLLIQKLEDQARIESKLKENRNFLDGVVNSVFDMIIITDNYGIIIQSNRSIEMILGYSPESVVNKSISALIPDLREQGAIERFTQAGLAEVLGHHADGSKVQLSIHAQKLASEHHTVYVYTLRDITQQQQYESQLARTAAELANYADALKNKNTELDNFAYVASHDLKAPLRAISNLSTWIEEDLGEIENPEIKEHLKLLRSRVIRMEDLINGILQYSRAGRISAELSPTDTSDMIHGIMDMLGVDDRFTIKISPHMPSFDCARTPLAQVFSNLISNAIKYHDKDNGTIEINVHDRDSEYEFVVCDDGPGIDPQYHEVIFGIFQTLHSRDEIESTGIGLAVVKKIIADQKGKIWLNSEPGKGTCFHFTWPKITMPVQS; from the coding sequence TTGGCACAACGAGCACAACCCTTTACGGAGTCAATTCACCCGGTCGCCGACCCCGGTCGCACAAAGACAAAAAACCGGGAACGCTCCTACACCATCCGCCAGCGCATGACGCTGGCAATCGGTGCTTGCATATTACTGATATCCCTTGTCAGTTCCGTACTGATTGGCACCATGGCCGCCAGCTCCATGAAGGAGCAATATATCGAAACCGGTCTCAGCATTGTCGCCGGGCTGGCCGAACAAAGCCTGTTTTCGGTACTTTACAATGATACCGAACAGGCTCGCGTCAGCATGCAAACCGTGCTGGGTTTTCCGGGAGTCAACGAAACTGCCATTTATGACGCCCGGGGCACCGAAATATTCAGCCTCGGTGAACGAAAGGAAGTACTGGATCGCAACGCCTGGTTCAGGCAGGCAAAAAGAATCGACTCGGTACGCTCCAGCCTGATTCATGAAACCGTATCAGGCTGGCATTTTATAGCGCCTATTCTGAAGACCGAGGTCAATGACCTGCACTCCGTCTCCAGGAATACCGGTCGGGAAATTGTCGGCTATGCCTACATAGTCATTGACAATTCGACCGTCAACAACGCAAGGCACACAATCATCGCCGGGACAGTACTGATCATCAGCATACTCGGGATCGCGATGCTGATAACTATTAACATGCTTCTTGGTACACTTGTAAAACCGGTTAGCGACATATCGGATATTATGGAAGAAGCCCAGAAACTGAAATGGAATCACCTGCGCGCGCCGATTTCAGGGCCACGCGAGGCAAAAACCATTGCGCTGGCCTTCAATCGCCTGATGGATGTGCTGGTTGCCCGCGAAGACGTGCTGATGTCACAAAAATCCTTGCTGATACAAAAACTGGAGGACCAAGCTCGTATCGAATCGAAGCTGAAAGAGAACCGGAACTTTCTCGACGGCGTAGTCAACTCGGTCTTCGACATGATTATCATCACCGACAACTATGGCATCATCATACAGAGCAACCGGTCAATAGAAATGATCCTGGGATATTCACCGGAATCTGTTGTCAACAAATCCATATCTGCGCTGATTCCCGATTTGCGTGAACAAGGGGCTATCGAGCGATTTACGCAGGCAGGTCTTGCCGAAGTCCTGGGCCACCATGCTGACGGCAGCAAGGTTCAGCTCAGCATTCACGCGCAAAAACTGGCTTCCGAACATCATACGGTCTATGTCTACACCCTGCGCGACATTACACAGCAGCAGCAATATGAATCACAACTCGCCCGCACCGCTGCAGAACTGGCTAATTATGCTGACGCCCTGAAGAACAAGAACACCGAGCTGGATAATTTTGCCTATGTTGCCTCGCATGATCTCAAGGCACCATTGCGCGCCATCTCAAATCTGTCAACGTGGATTGAAGAAGACCTGGGCGAAATTGAGAACCCGGAAATCAAGGAGCACCTGAAACTGTTGCGTAGCCGGGTGATACGCATGGAGGATTTGATTAACGGCATTCTGCAATACTCGCGTGCCGGGCGCATCAGCGCGGAGCTGTCACCAACAGATACTTCTGACATGATCCATGGCATCATGGATATGCTTGGCGTCGATGACCGCTTTACAATCAAAATCAGCCCGCACATGCCCAGTTTTGACTGTGCCCGTACACCTCTCGCCCAGGTATTCTCCAACCTGATCAGTAACGCCATCAAGTATCACGACAAGGATAACGGCACCATTGAAATAAATGTGCATGACCGGGATTCGGAGTACGAGTTTGTTGTCTGCGATGACGGCCCGGGCATAGATCCGCAATATCACGAAGTGATATTCGGTATCTTCCAGACACTGCATTCAAGAGATGAAATTGAAAGTACTGGAATCGGCCTGGCCGTTGTCAAAAAGATCATTGCTGATCAAAAAGGAAAGATATGGCTGAACTCGGAACCCGGCAAAGGCACGTGCTTCCATTTCACGTGGCCGAAAATCACAATGCCCGTGCAGTCATGA
- the ccoS gene encoding cbb3-type cytochrome oxidase assembly protein CcoS: protein MEIIYLLIPVAVILVAVIIGIFVWAARSGQFDDLEGPAHRILMDDDSPENAAKDRSN from the coding sequence GTGGAAATAATCTACCTGCTTATCCCTGTCGCCGTGATCCTGGTCGCCGTGATTATCGGAATTTTTGTCTGGGCGGCCCGGAGTGGCCAGTTTGATGACCTCGAAGGGCCGGCCCACCGCATACTGATGGATGATGACTCCCCCGAGAATGCAGCGAAGGATCGGTCCAACTGA
- a CDS encoding heavy metal translocating P-type ATPase — protein MNHHHSNPDNPVCFHCSEPIAPGLRFPVTIDNIDRNMCCPGCQAVARTIVDSGLQDYYRFRTDSAVTAAEPVPDFLRQTRVYDNENIQKTFIQAADGPVREASLILEGMTCAACVWLSEHHVAKLPGVLSMHINYATRRARVRWDNERIKLSEILSAISHIGYRAHPYDPNRQQALLEKERRSYLIRLGTAGVLGMQVMALAISLYGGDWFGIEPMFRSFMQWISLLLTTPVLIYSARPFYQGAWRDLRLGQMGMDVPVTLGISIAFLASAWNTWQQVGHVYFDSVVMFVFLLLAARYFELASRKQAAEATDALVQLTPAMAMRLGENDSPEEVAAIELVKNDIILVIPGETIAADGCIVSGQSSVDESLLTGESLPVIKQPGDDVIGGTINRDSPLRIRVNRVGDDTVLSNMLRLLDRAQTEKPRLARLADRVASHFVGVILLISAAVAAWWWQQGSGDWLAITIAVLVVTCPCALSLATPTAITAATGHLTRLGLLTTRGHSLEILSKATHFVFDKTGTLTVGQMHWLRTRTTGGYEADQCLALAAALESASEHPIAVALRHAASSHNSHHGVIADDIANEPGAGVTGLIDRNRYYLGTPGFIAAKTGLAVDVPGPDEPCTTVFLASQFELMAAFDLGDRLRPDARQTISRLRQLGKTPVLMTGDQFAAASYMAREVGIDDVRATMRPEDKLAAVKQLQDGGAIVAMIGDGINDAPVLAAADVSIAMGGGTQLAQASADMVLLSQQLSHLVDAHELATKTLGIIRQNFAWAIGYNLLALPLAAAGLLAPWMAAIGMSLSSLIVTANAMRLSRRTSRAN, from the coding sequence ATGAACCATCACCACTCCAATCCCGATAACCCGGTCTGTTTTCACTGTAGTGAACCCATTGCGCCAGGGCTGAGATTTCCCGTCACAATCGACAATATTGACCGAAACATGTGCTGCCCCGGCTGCCAGGCCGTTGCCCGCACCATTGTCGACAGCGGTCTACAGGACTACTACCGTTTTCGAACCGATTCTGCGGTCACCGCTGCCGAGCCGGTTCCGGATTTTCTGCGCCAGACCCGGGTCTACGACAACGAAAATATCCAGAAAACCTTTATTCAGGCCGCTGACGGCCCGGTTCGGGAAGCTTCCCTGATCCTGGAAGGAATGACCTGCGCCGCTTGTGTATGGCTAAGCGAACACCACGTCGCCAAGCTGCCCGGCGTCCTGTCAATGCATATCAATTACGCCACGCGTCGCGCCCGGGTCCGCTGGGACAATGAGCGCATCAAGCTGAGCGAGATTCTGTCCGCTATCAGCCATATTGGTTACCGCGCCCACCCCTATGACCCCAATCGCCAACAGGCCTTGCTGGAAAAAGAGCGGCGCTCATACCTTATCAGGCTCGGCACGGCCGGGGTTCTGGGCATGCAGGTCATGGCGCTCGCTATTTCCCTTTACGGTGGAGACTGGTTCGGCATTGAGCCAATGTTCCGCAGCTTTATGCAATGGATCAGCCTGCTGCTGACCACGCCGGTCCTGATCTATTCAGCCAGACCCTTCTACCAGGGTGCCTGGCGCGATCTGCGCCTTGGCCAAATGGGCATGGACGTGCCAGTCACCCTGGGCATCAGCATTGCGTTTCTCGCGTCCGCATGGAACACCTGGCAACAAGTCGGACACGTCTACTTTGACTCGGTAGTGATGTTCGTATTCCTGCTGCTGGCGGCGCGCTATTTCGAGCTGGCATCGCGCAAGCAGGCAGCCGAAGCCACGGATGCATTGGTACAACTGACACCAGCCATGGCCATGCGCCTTGGCGAAAACGACAGCCCGGAAGAAGTAGCCGCTATCGAACTGGTCAAGAACGATATCATCCTGGTGATTCCAGGCGAAACCATCGCCGCTGATGGCTGCATTGTGTCAGGGCAGTCATCGGTCGATGAGTCACTGCTGACAGGCGAGAGCCTGCCCGTCATCAAGCAGCCGGGCGACGATGTTATCGGCGGCACCATTAATCGTGACAGCCCGCTGCGTATCCGGGTCAACCGGGTGGGTGATGACACCGTGCTGTCCAACATGCTCAGGCTGCTCGATCGCGCACAAACCGAAAAGCCCCGCCTTGCCCGTCTCGCTGATCGCGTGGCCAGTCACTTTGTTGGCGTCATCCTGCTGATCAGCGCCGCCGTGGCTGCCTGGTGGTGGCAACAAGGCTCAGGCGATTGGCTCGCCATCACCATCGCGGTGCTGGTGGTAACCTGTCCCTGCGCCTTGTCACTGGCAACACCCACCGCCATTACCGCGGCAACCGGGCACCTGACCCGGCTCGGGCTGCTTACCACTCGCGGCCACAGCCTGGAGATCCTGAGCAAGGCAACCCATTTTGTATTCGACAAGACCGGTACTCTCACTGTCGGTCAAATGCACTGGTTGCGCACTCGTACCACCGGTGGATACGAAGCCGATCAATGCCTTGCCCTGGCAGCTGCACTGGAATCGGCATCGGAACACCCTATCGCCGTGGCCTTGCGTCACGCCGCGTCCAGTCATAATTCTCACCACGGCGTCATTGCTGACGACATCGCCAACGAACCCGGCGCTGGCGTAACCGGCCTGATCGACCGGAATCGATACTACCTTGGCACACCAGGGTTTATCGCCGCGAAAACGGGGCTCGCGGTCGACGTGCCGGGCCCAGACGAGCCTTGCACAACCGTCTTTCTGGCCAGCCAATTCGAGCTGATGGCCGCCTTTGATCTTGGCGACAGGTTGCGACCCGATGCGCGCCAGACAATTAGCAGGCTTCGACAGCTCGGTAAGACACCGGTTCTGATGACTGGTGATCAATTTGCTGCCGCCAGCTACATGGCCCGGGAAGTCGGCATTGACGACGTTCGGGCCACCATGCGACCTGAGGACAAGCTGGCCGCGGTAAAGCAATTACAGGACGGCGGCGCCATCGTCGCCATGATTGGTGACGGTATCAACGATGCGCCGGTGCTCGCGGCGGCCGACGTTTCCATCGCCATGGGAGGTGGCACCCAGCTGGCCCAGGCCAGCGCCGATATGGTGCTGTTGTCGCAACAGCTGTCCCACCTGGTCGATGCCCATGAGCTTGCCACGAAAACCCTGGGCATAATCAGACAGAACTTTGCCTGGGCAATCGGCTACAATCTGCTGGCGCTGCCCCTGGCAGCTGCGGGCCTGCTGGCGCCGTGGATGGCTGCCATCGGCATGTCCTTAAGCTCGCTGATTGTCACGGCAAACGCCATGCGCCTCAGCAGGCGGACATCCCGGGCAAACTGA
- a CDS encoding YIP1 family protein gives MLQHVWGLFAHPEEEWKDIRKEDCSIGRCYCSHVLTLAAIPPIAGFIGTTQIGWRIGGGEITTLSTNSALSISILYFITILVGIFSIGKAIHWMGKTYGANAELPRAIGLAAYTATPLFMVGLMGLYPILWLNLIIGLPALAYTVYLLYLGVPIMMDISQERGFLFSSAVLAVGLIGLVAMMAATVILWDVGAGPRFLG, from the coding sequence ATGCTGCAACATGTTTGGGGATTATTTGCACATCCGGAAGAAGAGTGGAAAGACATCCGGAAAGAGGACTGTTCAATCGGGCGTTGCTATTGTTCTCATGTTTTGACGCTGGCGGCCATTCCGCCAATCGCCGGTTTTATTGGTACTACGCAAATCGGTTGGCGCATCGGTGGTGGTGAAATTACTACGCTCAGCACAAACAGCGCCTTGAGCATCTCCATTCTGTACTTTATTACCATCCTTGTCGGAATTTTTTCCATCGGCAAGGCCATCCACTGGATGGGCAAAACCTACGGCGCCAACGCCGAGTTACCCCGCGCTATTGGCCTGGCCGCCTACACGGCGACCCCGTTATTCATGGTCGGCCTGATGGGGCTCTATCCTATCCTTTGGTTAAACCTGATTATTGGTCTGCCGGCCCTGGCCTACACTGTTTATCTTCTCTATCTTGGTGTGCCCATCATGATGGATATCTCCCAGGAGCGCGGTTTCCTGTTTTCCAGCGCCGTGTTGGCAGTCGGCCTGATTGGCCTGGTAGCAATGATGGCGGCCACCGTCATTCTCTGGGATGTCGGCGCCGGACCACGGTTCCTGGGCTAG
- the ccoN gene encoding cytochrome-c oxidase, cbb3-type subunit I, with translation MATQDTYNYSVVRQFAIMTVIWGIVGMAVGVFIAAQMAWPFLNFDIPWLTFSRLRPLHTNAVIFAFGGSALFATSYYVVQRTCHARLFGGNLAAFTFWGWQLIIVLAAVTLPLGYTTSKEYAELEWPIDILIAVVWVCYAIVFFGTVARRKTPHIYVANWFFGAFIITVAILHIFNSAALPVNMMKSYSAYAGVQDAMIQWWYGHNAVGFFLTAGFLGMMYYFIPKQAERPVYSYRLSVVHFWALIFTYIWAGPHHLHYTALPDWTQSLGMVLSLILLAPSWGGMINGIMTLSGAWEKLRTDPILRFLIVSVSFYGMSTFEGPMMSIKTVNALSHFTDWTIGHVHSGALGWVAMISMGSMYYLIPRLFGVKIYSLKLVEVHFWLATIGIVLYITSMWVSGVMQGLMWRAVNADGTLTYSFVESVQAMHPYYIIRFLGGALFLLGAVVMAYNVWRTIEKGKPVEAPIPAPAH, from the coding sequence ATGGCCACTCAAGATACCTACAACTATAGCGTCGTAAGACAGTTTGCAATAATGACTGTTATATGGGGCATCGTTGGCATGGCCGTGGGCGTGTTTATCGCTGCGCAGATGGCATGGCCGTTTTTAAACTTTGATATTCCATGGCTGACTTTCAGCCGCCTGCGTCCGCTGCATACCAATGCAGTAATTTTTGCTTTTGGCGGATCAGCCCTGTTTGCGACATCTTATTATGTAGTGCAGCGTACCTGTCATGCCCGTTTGTTTGGCGGCAACCTGGCAGCATTCACGTTCTGGGGCTGGCAGCTGATTATCGTGCTGGCAGCGGTTACCCTGCCCCTGGGTTACACCACATCCAAGGAATACGCTGAGCTGGAATGGCCAATTGATATCCTGATTGCCGTGGTCTGGGTGTGTTATGCCATTGTATTCTTTGGCACGGTAGCCAGGCGCAAGACCCCGCATATCTATGTCGCCAACTGGTTCTTCGGCGCATTCATTATTACTGTTGCCATACTGCACATATTCAACAGTGCTGCGCTGCCCGTGAACATGATGAAGTCCTACTCTGCCTACGCGGGTGTACAGGATGCGATGATTCAGTGGTGGTACGGTCACAATGCCGTAGGCTTCTTCCTGACCGCCGGCTTCCTGGGCATGATGTATTACTTTATTCCCAAGCAGGCGGAGCGCCCGGTGTATTCTTACCGTCTTTCGGTGGTGCACTTCTGGGCCCTGATCTTTACCTATATCTGGGCCGGTCCGCATCACCTGCATTACACCGCGTTGCCGGACTGGACCCAGTCCCTGGGTATGGTGTTGTCGCTGATCCTGTTGGCTCCCAGCTGGGGTGGCATGATCAACGGTATCATGACCTTGTCCGGTGCCTGGGAAAAACTGCGTACGGACCCGATCTTGCGATTCCTGATTGTGTCCGTGTCCTTCTACGGCATGTCGACCTTTGAAGGTCCGATGATGTCCATCAAGACCGTTAATGCGCTGTCCCACTTTACTGACTGGACTATCGGTCACGTACATTCCGGTGCTCTCGGCTGGGTAGCAATGATCTCCATGGGTTCAATGTACTACCTGATCCCGCGCCTGTTCGGTGTAAAGATCTACAGCCTGAAGCTGGTCGAAGTTCATTTCTGGCTGGCTACTATCGGTATCGTGCTGTACATCACTTCCATGTGGGTATCCGGCGTGATGCAGGGCCTGATGTGGCGCGCAGTAAATGCAGACGGCACGCTGACCTACAGCTTTGTTGAAAGCGTGCAGGCCATGCATCCGTACTACATCATCCGTTTCCTCGGTGGCGCGTTGTTCCTGCTGGGCGCAGTTGTCATGGCATACAACGTCTGGCGTACCATTGAAAAAGGCAAGCCGGTCGAAGCACCGATTCCGGCTCCGGCACACTAA
- the ccoO gene encoding cytochrome-c oxidase, cbb3-type subunit II: MAQGHEKIEKNLGLMIILVILVISVGGLVQIVPLFFQHSTTTPVKGLKPYEALSLAGRDIYVREGCYVCHSQMIRPFRAETERYGHYSVAGEFVYDRPFQWGSKRTGPDLHRVGGRYSDDWHRIHLINPREVVPESIMPGYPWLDTTPVDASDISKKMEVLRTLGHPYSDEEIAAAPKALEGKTELDALIAYLQGLGTAIKARR; encoded by the coding sequence ATGGCACAAGGTCACGAGAAAATTGAAAAAAACCTGGGTCTGATGATCATCCTGGTTATCCTGGTAATCAGTGTTGGCGGCCTGGTCCAGATTGTTCCGCTGTTTTTCCAGCACTCAACTACAACCCCGGTCAAGGGTCTGAAGCCTTACGAGGCGTTAAGTCTTGCCGGTCGCGATATCTATGTTCGTGAAGGTTGTTACGTATGTCACTCACAAATGATCCGCCCGTTCCGTGCAGAAACCGAACGTTATGGTCATTACTCTGTCGCCGGCGAGTTTGTTTACGATCGCCCGTTCCAGTGGGGTTCCAAGCGTACCGGTCCTGATCTGCATCGCGTCGGTGGTCGCTACTCCGATGACTGGCACCGCATTCACCTGATCAACCCGCGTGAAGTGGTCCCTGAATCGATTATGCCGGGTTACCCGTGGCTGGATACCACGCCGGTTGATGCCAGCGATATCAGCAAGAAGATGGAAGTATTGCGTACGCTGGGTCACCCGTATTCCGATGAAGAGATTGCCGCAGCTCCCAAGGCCCTGGAAGGCAAGACCGAACTGGATGCGCTAATTGCATACCTGCAGGGCCTCGGTACGGCTATCAAGGCAAGGAGATAA
- a CDS encoding cbb3-type cytochrome c oxidase subunit 3 — MDMNLIHSIWTVAVLVIFVGIVIWAWSGFNKQSFDEAANIPFDDDDNINS; from the coding sequence ATGGATATGAACCTGATCCATTCTATCTGGACTGTCGCCGTGCTGGTGATCTTTGTCGGCATTGTTATCTGGGCCTGGAGCGGATTTAACAAGCAGTCATTTGACGAGGCTGCCAATATCCCGTTCGACGATGATGACAATATCAATAGCTAA
- the ccoP gene encoding cytochrome-c oxidase, cbb3-type subunit III has translation MADFVSEFWSWFIIVPTVGGIVAMFWINMWLNAKPGELDGKPMSHKWDEDLVELNNPLPKWWQNLFYATLVFSCIYLVLYPGLGSFEGILKTTNVKRYNQEMADAEKTYGPLYEGYLAQDIRALAANGEAMKTARRLFMNYCTVCHGSDAGGAPGFPNLRDTDWLYGGEPDMIKASIMHGRQGSMPAWEAALGREGVLQVSEYVLSLSGRRVNANAAELGKVKYQQMCVACHGGDGKGNPAMGAPDLTDNIWLYGGSQKTVMQSIAAGRSGKMPAHKEFLGEAKSHLLAAYVYSLSAANIDR, from the coding sequence ATGGCTGATTTTGTAAGCGAATTCTGGAGCTGGTTTATCATTGTCCCCACTGTTGGCGGCATTGTTGCCATGTTCTGGATCAACATGTGGCTCAACGCCAAGCCGGGTGAACTGGATGGCAAGCCCATGTCCCACAAGTGGGATGAAGACCTGGTGGAACTGAACAACCCGCTGCCCAAGTGGTGGCAGAACCTGTTCTATGCCACCCTGGTATTCAGTTGTATTTACCTGGTGCTGTACCCGGGACTGGGCAGTTTTGAGGGCATCCTGAAAACCACCAATGTAAAACGTTACAACCAGGAAATGGCTGACGCCGAAAAGACCTATGGCCCGCTCTATGAAGGCTACCTGGCGCAGGATATTCGTGCGCTGGCAGCCAATGGCGAAGCGATGAAAACTGCGCGTCGCCTGTTTATGAACTATTGCACGGTTTGCCATGGCTCTGATGCCGGTGGCGCACCGGGTTTCCCGAACCTCCGTGATACGGACTGGCTGTATGGTGGCGAGCCCGACATGATCAAGGCTTCCATTATGCATGGCCGCCAAGGCAGCATGCCGGCATGGGAAGCCGCACTGGGTCGCGAAGGCGTTCTGCAGGTGTCTGAATATGTATTGAGCCTCAGCGGTCGCCGCGTAAATGCCAATGCCGCTGAGTTGGGTAAAGTAAAGTACCAGCAGATGTGCGTGGCTTGTCACGGCGGCGATGGCAAGGGTAACCCGGCCATGGGAGCACCCGACCTGACTGACAATATCTGGTTGTATGGCGGATCACAGAAGACCGTTATGCAAAGTATTGCCGCGGGTCGATCAGGCAAGATGCCGGCACACAAGGAGTTCCTTGGCGAAGCCAAGTCTCACTTGCTGGCAGCTTATGTCTACAGCCTGTCTGCGGCCAATATTGATCGATAG
- the ccoG gene encoding cytochrome c oxidase accessory protein CcoG — protein sequence MSGNQSQPADISESLYQKQKKIYPRQVSGLFAMWRTIAAVTLLGIYYGVPWLQWGDRQAVLLDLPERKFYIFGMTFWPQDFFWFAMILAIAAFTLFFFTTLAGRLWCGYACPQTVWTEAFLWIERKIEGDRSKQMKLDKSPWNLQKIRIKAAKHFVWIVFAAYTGVTFVGYFTPITGMWGKITAFELGPWETFWVFFYSFATWGNAGFMREQVCMFMCPYARFQSAMFDKDTLVISYDKARGEPRGSRKRGSDYKEKGLGDCIDCTMCVQVCPTGIDIRRGLQANCIACAACIDVCDDVMDKVGYSKGLIRYTTENALEGKPVHILRPRVFVYASLLIAIMSGVVWGISTRIPLELDVIRDRNTLYRETMEGLIENVYTLKILNMDEVEHEYDLAVSGIEGMKMTLTRDRILIPAGEVAELPLWLRVDPYDLKKRSTMIKFHLTARDNPRLTAVEEGRFLGPTNSGR from the coding sequence ATGAGTGGCAATCAAAGCCAGCCGGCCGACATTTCCGAGTCGCTTTACCAGAAGCAGAAAAAAATCTATCCGCGCCAGGTAAGTGGCCTGTTTGCCATGTGGCGAACTATAGCCGCGGTAACGCTGCTGGGTATTTATTATGGTGTACCATGGCTGCAATGGGGCGATCGCCAGGCCGTTTTGCTCGATCTGCCGGAACGTAAATTCTATATATTCGGCATGACATTCTGGCCCCAGGATTTCTTCTGGTTCGCCATGATCCTGGCAATCGCCGCGTTCACGCTGTTTTTTTTCACCACCCTGGCCGGCCGCCTGTGGTGCGGTTATGCCTGTCCCCAGACGGTTTGGACCGAGGCATTTTTGTGGATTGAGCGCAAGATCGAAGGTGACCGTTCAAAGCAGATGAAGCTGGACAAGAGTCCGTGGAACCTGCAAAAGATCCGGATCAAGGCTGCCAAGCACTTTGTCTGGATCGTGTTCGCCGCCTATACCGGCGTCACCTTTGTCGGTTATTTCACCCCCATAACCGGCATGTGGGGCAAGATCACCGCTTTTGAACTGGGACCGTGGGAAACCTTCTGGGTGTTTTTTTACAGTTTCGCCACCTGGGGCAATGCCGGTTTCATGCGTGAGCAGGTATGCATGTTTATGTGTCCGTACGCGCGCTTTCAGAGCGCCATGTTCGACAAGGACACGCTGGTGATTTCCTATGACAAGGCCCGTGGCGAACCGCGTGGATCGCGCAAACGCGGCAGTGATTACAAGGAAAAAGGCCTGGGAGACTGTATCGACTGCACCATGTGCGTCCAGGTTTGCCCGACCGGAATTGATATTCGCCGCGGTCTCCAGGCCAATTGTATCGCCTGTGCTGCCTGCATCGATGTATGTGACGATGTTATGGACAAGGTCGGTTACAGCAAGGGACTGATTCGTTACACCACCGAAAATGCGTTGGAAGGCAAGCCGGTACACATCCTGCGACCGCGCGTGTTTGTCTACGCCAGCCTGTTGATTGCCATCATGTCCGGTGTGGTTTGGGGTATCAGCACGCGCATTCCGCTGGAGCTGGACGTCATTCGTGACCGCAACACCCTGTATCGCGAAACCATGGAAGGATTGATTGAAAATGTCTATACGCTGAAGATTCTCAATATGGATGAAGTCGAGCACGAGTATGATCTTGCCGTGTCCGGCATCGAGGGCATGAAAATGACGCTGACCCGCGACCGGATTCTGATCCCGGCAGGCGAGGTGGCAGAATTGCCGTTGTGGCTTCGTGTTGACCCGTATGACCTGAAAAAACGCAGCACCATGATCAAGTTCCACCTGACCGCCAGGGATAATCCCAGGCTGACCGCGGTTGAGGAAGGTCGCTTCCTTGGCCCGACGAATTCCGGAAGATAG
- a CDS encoding FixH family protein has protein sequence MIKNDSAPWHRNPYVWMIIAIPMSAVVFGIYMITVAIKTNDGLVVDDYYKKGKEINLVLDRDVRATELGLSAEIVLDMEKQLVRVRLGGRQLPGANETVSLNFLNATRAGMDRKMLLSPAPGGELVGQLLPLEEGVWNIELGSRSWRLTGRYKTPGDSQIQLLAERQQ, from the coding sequence ATGATAAAGAACGACTCTGCACCCTGGCATCGCAATCCGTATGTCTGGATGATTATCGCCATCCCCATGTCAGCCGTGGTGTTTGGTATCTATATGATTACCGTGGCTATCAAGACGAATGACGGCCTGGTGGTAGATGACTATTACAAGAAGGGCAAGGAAATCAACCTGGTGCTGGATCGCGACGTTCGCGCGACCGAACTGGGTCTCAGTGCAGAAATCGTCCTGGACATGGAAAAGCAGCTGGTTCGGGTGAGGTTGGGCGGTCGGCAATTGCCCGGTGCCAATGAAACCGTGTCGCTCAACTTCCTCAATGCCACCCGTGCAGGAATGGACCGGAAAATGCTGCTGTCGCCGGCGCCTGGAGGTGAGCTGGTTGGGCAATTGTTGCCGCTTGAGGAAGGCGTCTGGAATATTGAGCTGGGTAGCAGGAGTTGGCGCCTGACCGGTCGATACAAGACGCCCGGTGACTCACAAATCCAGCTGCTGGCGGAGCGACAACAGTAA